A region of Abditibacteriota bacterium DNA encodes the following proteins:
- the ispH gene encoding 4-hydroxy-3-methylbut-2-enyl diphosphate reductase, with the protein MKVIISENSGFCFGVERAMKLTAGTLKDNSGVRIATYGPLIHNPQVVSLLEEKGAKVIQKTDTEFNTDILIMPSHGAPKEIYAKCSEKDIRIVDATCPFVKDVHNKVREFIRQNMCVVIIGDANHTEIKGVVSWADNQCVVIGSESDIDKYDFSDKDVGIVSQTTNSEEYFANLADRIVKKARSAVVQNTICSATRNRQDSAIALARETDAMVVIGGKNSANTKRLYQLCREANPNTYHIETAEELKSEWFDSSHTVALTAGASTPAWIISEVAEKLSEM; encoded by the coding sequence ATGAAGGTCATCATCAGTGAGAACTCCGGCTTTTGCTTCGGAGTGGAGAGAGCCATGAAGCTCACCGCCGGCACCCTGAAGGACAATTCGGGCGTCCGCATCGCCACCTACGGTCCCCTGATACACAATCCTCAGGTAGTGTCCCTGCTGGAGGAAAAAGGGGCCAAGGTCATCCAAAAGACCGACACCGAGTTCAACACGGACATCCTCATCATGCCCTCCCACGGCGCTCCGAAGGAGATATACGCCAAATGCAGTGAAAAGGACATTCGCATAGTGGACGCCACCTGCCCCTTCGTCAAGGACGTGCACAACAAGGTCCGGGAGTTCATCAGGCAGAATATGTGCGTGGTGATCATAGGCGACGCCAATCACACGGAGATCAAGGGGGTAGTCAGCTGGGCCGACAACCAGTGTGTGGTGATAGGCTCCGAAAGCGATATAGACAAATACGATTTTTCCGATAAGGACGTGGGCATAGTCAGCCAGACCACCAACAGCGAAGAATACTTTGCCAACCTGGCCGACAGGATAGTCAAAAAGGCCAGGAGCGCCGTGGTCCAGAACACCATCTGCTCCGCCACCCGCAACAGACAGGACTCGGCCATAGCTCTCGCCAGAGAGACCGACGCCATGGTGGTCATAGGCGGCAAGAACTCAGCCAATACCAAAAGGCTGTATCAGCTGTGCAGAGAGGCCAATCCCAACACCTATCACATAGAGACCGCCGAAGAGCTGAAGAGCGAATGGTTTGACTCCTCGCATACGGTAGCCCTCACGGCAGGCGCCTCCACTCCCGCCTGGATAATATCGGAGGTGGCCGAAAAGCTCTCGGAGATGTAA
- a CDS encoding Glu/Leu/Phe/Val dehydrogenase: MSNDYNPFKVAQAQLDKACAALGLDEGTHQMLRNPMREYHFTIPVKMDDGTVKVFQGFRVQYNDARGPNKGGIRFHPSETIDTVRALAAWMTWKTSVVDIPLGGGKGGVICNPKEMSEGELERLSRGWMRVMAYNLGSKKDVPAPDVYTTGQIMCWMMDEYETIKGHAEPGVITGKPLGNGGSAGRGDATARGGVYCAREAAKKLGIDLKGATVAIQGFGNAGQFAATLIESICGSKVVAACDTKASIYNPDGIDAQDLVNYKLANKSLKGYPKAKEISQAELLALDVDVLIPAALENTLTADNAAQVKAKMILELANGPTTPEADVILDKNGVFVVPDFLCNAGGVTVSYFENVQNEYNYYWTEEEVQEKLDQKMTAAFNAVYDMHVAKNVDMREAAYLVAVKRVADAMKLRGWV; the protein is encoded by the coding sequence ATGTCAAACGACTACAATCCCTTCAAAGTAGCCCAGGCACAGCTTGACAAAGCCTGTGCAGCCTTAGGTCTGGATGAAGGCACCCACCAGATGCTCCGCAATCCTATGAGAGAATACCACTTCACCATTCCCGTCAAGATGGACGACGGCACGGTCAAGGTGTTCCAGGGATTCAGAGTTCAGTACAACGATGCGCGCGGTCCCAACAAGGGCGGAATCCGCTTCCATCCCTCCGAGACCATAGACACGGTCAGAGCGCTTGCCGCTTGGATGACCTGGAAGACCTCCGTCGTGGATATCCCTCTCGGCGGCGGCAAGGGCGGCGTCATCTGCAACCCCAAAGAGATGTCCGAGGGTGAGCTGGAGCGCCTGTCCCGCGGCTGGATGAGAGTCATGGCCTACAACCTGGGCAGCAAGAAAGATGTTCCCGCTCCCGACGTTTACACCACCGGCCAGATCATGTGCTGGATGATGGATGAATATGAGACTATCAAGGGTCATGCCGAGCCCGGCGTTATCACCGGCAAGCCCCTGGGCAACGGCGGTTCCGCAGGACGCGGCGACGCTACCGCCCGCGGCGGCGTGTACTGCGCCAGAGAAGCTGCCAAGAAGCTCGGTATCGATCTGAAGGGCGCCACCGTAGCCATCCAGGGCTTCGGCAACGCCGGCCAGTTTGCTGCCACTCTGATCGAAAGCATTTGCGGTTCCAAGGTCGTTGCAGCCTGCGACACCAAGGCCTCCATTTACAATCCCGACGGCATCGACGCTCAGGATCTGGTCAACTACAAGCTGGCCAACAAGTCCCTGAAGGGCTATCCCAAGGCCAAGGAGATCTCCCAGGCCGAGCTGCTGGCTCTGGACGTAGACGTTCTGATCCCCGCTGCTCTGGAGAACACCCTGACTGCGGACAACGCCGCTCAGGTCAAGGCCAAGATGATCCTCGAGCTGGCCAACGGTCCCACCACTCCCGAAGCTGACGTCATCCTGGACAAGAACGGCGTATTCGTAGTACCCGACTTCCTGTGCAACGCCGGCGGCGTGACCGTATCCTACTTCGAGAACGTTCAGAACGAGTACAACTACTACTGGACCGAAGAAGAGGTACAGGAGAAACTGGACCAGAAGATGACCGCTGCCTTCAACGCAGTGTATGACATGCACGTTGCCAAGAACGTGGACATGAGAGAAGCCGCATACCTGGTAGCCGTCAAGCGCGTAGCCGATGCTATGAAGCTCAGAGGCTGGGTGTGA
- the ileS gene encoding isoleucine--tRNA ligase yields the protein MDYSKTVNLPKTDFPMKANLPVRETEYEKYWEENDIYQKALDKASKGTFVLHDGPPYSNGEIHTGHALNKILKDIIVRYMLMQGKRSDYYPGWDNHGLPIENKVSEQFAKKKIVPDTVQMRKACREYAAKWIDIQREGFKRLGIFAHWDNPYLTMTNIYEATIIKVFGELVEDGYIYRGLRPIHWCINCETALADAEIEYADHSSDSIYVRFPLASDPKGLLKSDKPIYVIIWTTTPWTIPSNLAVAIHPDYDYVLAETDDSCYLLARDLAEKAFGEIGISDYKETALFKGSDLYGVEFRHPIYDRRSPVLLADYVTLEDGTGVVHTAPGHGKEDFETGKRYGLEVLNPVNGKGCYTAEAPGFEGMHVFRHGNAAVLEKLTEVGALLKSQTITHSYPHCWRCHKPVIFRTTPQWFMSLDHKELRQRILEAIKKVEFFPKEAENRLTAMMTNAPDWCLSRQRSWGVGIPVLYCSDCNEAVLDKSVIDKVYEDALQNSSDSWFEKAPEFFLPEGYRCPKCGGTHFIKEKDVLDVWFDSGSSCRAVLDNFEHISFPADMYLEGSDQHRGWFNKSIVVGVATRGESPFRQLVSHGFVLDKDGKAMSKSLGNTIPPKDIINNMGADVLRIYIATCDYADDIRIGQEMLKNAADGYRRIRNTFRFMLGNLSDFDPAADAVPYDKLYDIDKYALARTQELIRDVTEAYNGYEFHKAVKAIINFCSVDMSSLYLDVLKDRLYTSGKDWPIRRSAQTGLYHVLKTLVRLTAPVIPHTSEEVWQFMQDSSKEESVFLADFPVVSEDMLYADNRWSEILAVRDRVFAKLEDAKTNGIIAKPIEAKVTLHLPKDLIDLLPTEPAELASYFIVSQVELQEGEGDIVIEKAVGEKCERCWLVMKDVGSDPEHPGLCSRCAEAVK from the coding sequence ATGGATTACAGCAAAACAGTAAATCTTCCCAAGACCGATTTTCCCATGAAGGCCAACCTGCCTGTCCGCGAAACGGAATACGAAAAGTACTGGGAAGAGAATGACATATACCAAAAGGCCCTGGACAAGGCGTCAAAAGGCACCTTTGTCCTGCATGACGGCCCCCCCTACTCCAACGGAGAGATACACACAGGCCACGCTCTCAACAAGATCCTGAAGGACATCATAGTCCGCTATATGCTCATGCAGGGCAAGCGGTCCGACTATTATCCCGGCTGGGACAATCACGGACTGCCCATCGAAAACAAGGTGTCGGAGCAGTTTGCCAAGAAAAAGATAGTCCCCGACACGGTGCAGATGAGAAAAGCCTGCCGCGAATATGCCGCCAAATGGATCGACATTCAGCGGGAAGGCTTCAAAAGGCTGGGTATATTTGCCCATTGGGACAACCCCTACCTGACCATGACCAACATATACGAGGCCACCATCATCAAGGTGTTCGGCGAGCTGGTGGAAGATGGCTATATATACAGAGGCCTGCGGCCTATCCATTGGTGCATCAACTGTGAGACAGCCCTGGCGGACGCAGAGATAGAATACGCGGATCACTCCTCGGATTCCATATACGTCAGGTTCCCTCTTGCATCTGACCCCAAAGGACTCCTGAAGAGCGACAAGCCCATATACGTCATCATATGGACCACCACTCCCTGGACCATTCCCTCCAACCTGGCGGTGGCCATCCATCCCGATTATGACTATGTGCTCGCAGAGACAGACGACAGCTGCTATCTGCTGGCTCGGGATCTGGCAGAAAAGGCCTTTGGCGAGATAGGCATATCCGACTACAAAGAGACTGCCCTCTTCAAGGGCTCCGATCTCTACGGAGTGGAATTCAGACATCCCATCTACGACCGCAGATCCCCGGTCCTCCTGGCAGACTACGTCACCCTGGAAGACGGCACCGGCGTCGTACACACGGCTCCCGGCCACGGCAAGGAAGACTTTGAGACCGGCAAACGCTACGGCCTCGAGGTGCTGAACCCCGTGAACGGCAAGGGCTGCTACACGGCAGAGGCCCCGGGCTTTGAGGGAATGCACGTATTCAGACACGGCAACGCAGCCGTTCTGGAAAAGCTGACTGAGGTGGGCGCCCTGCTGAAAAGCCAGACCATCACTCACTCCTATCCCCATTGCTGGCGCTGTCACAAGCCTGTGATTTTCAGGACCACGCCCCAGTGGTTCATGTCTCTGGACCACAAGGAGCTGAGACAAAGGATCCTCGAGGCCATCAAAAAGGTGGAGTTCTTCCCGAAGGAAGCCGAAAACAGGCTTACTGCCATGATGACCAACGCTCCGGACTGGTGTCTGTCCAGACAGCGCTCCTGGGGCGTAGGCATACCCGTGCTCTATTGCAGCGACTGCAATGAAGCGGTGCTGGACAAGAGCGTCATAGACAAGGTGTATGAGGACGCTCTCCAAAACAGCTCCGACTCCTGGTTTGAAAAGGCGCCTGAGTTCTTCCTGCCGGAGGGCTACAGATGCCCCAAATGCGGCGGCACTCATTTCATCAAGGAAAAGGACGTGCTGGACGTATGGTTTGATTCCGGCTCCTCCTGCAGAGCGGTGCTGGACAACTTTGAGCACATATCCTTCCCTGCCGACATGTATCTGGAAGGCTCCGACCAGCACAGAGGCTGGTTCAACAAGTCTATTGTAGTGGGAGTCGCCACCAGAGGCGAAAGCCCCTTCAGGCAGCTGGTGAGCCACGGCTTTGTGCTGGACAAGGACGGCAAGGCCATGAGCAAATCCCTGGGCAACACCATCCCGCCCAAGGATATCATCAACAACATGGGAGCAGACGTGCTGAGGATATATATCGCCACCTGCGACTACGCCGACGATATACGCATAGGCCAGGAGATGCTCAAAAACGCAGCCGACGGCTACAGACGCATCAGAAACACCTTCCGGTTCATGCTGGGCAATCTGTCGGACTTCGACCCTGCTGCCGACGCTGTGCCTTATGACAAGCTCTACGACATAGACAAATATGCTCTCGCCAGGACGCAGGAGCTGATCCGGGATGTCACCGAAGCCTACAACGGCTACGAGTTCCACAAGGCAGTCAAGGCCATCATCAACTTCTGTTCGGTGGATATGAGCAGCCTGTATCTGGACGTGCTCAAGGACAGGCTCTACACCTCCGGCAAAGACTGGCCCATCAGGCGCTCCGCCCAGACCGGTCTCTACCACGTGCTGAAGACACTGGTCAGACTGACCGCCCCTGTGATACCCCACACCTCCGAAGAGGTATGGCAGTTCATGCAGGACTCCTCAAAGGAAGAGTCGGTGTTTTTGGCAGACTTTCCTGTGGTAAGCGAGGATATGCTCTACGCCGACAATCGCTGGAGCGAGATCCTGGCCGTGAGAGACCGGGTCTTTGCCAAGCTGGAAGATGCCAAGACCAACGGGATCATCGCAAAGCCCATCGAAGCCAAGGTCACACTGCACCTTCCGAAGGATCTCATAGACCTGCTGCCCACAGAGCCGGCGGAGCTGGCCAGCTATTTCATAGTATCTCAGGTGGAGCTGCAGGAAGGCGAAGGCGATATCGTCATCGAAAAAGCCGTGGGAGAAAAATGCGAGCGCTGCTGGCTGGTCATGAAAGACGTGGGATCGGATCCGGAGCACCCGGGTCTGTGTTCCCGCTGTGCCGAAGCGGTAAAATGA
- the lspA gene encoding signal peptidase II: MHRNLKLLILTALAAAAADLAVKLVVLSQLRDRSIDVIPGFFSLTLSFNYGAAFGILKGNIWPVVFIFALMLAAGISYRTKLTRSRGLSIAFGLVLGGGAANLADRLLIAPRGSVTDFLDFHIAHSDAVLAYPTFNVADACIVVGCIAIIYLYRFIKEDS; this comes from the coding sequence ATGCACCGAAATCTGAAACTGCTTATATTGACCGCCCTTGCCGCAGCTGCCGCGGATCTCGCTGTCAAGCTTGTTGTCCTCAGTCAGCTCCGCGACAGGTCCATAGACGTGATACCCGGCTTTTTTTCTCTCACCCTGTCCTTCAATTACGGGGCGGCCTTTGGGATACTCAAAGGCAATATCTGGCCGGTGGTATTCATATTTGCCCTGATGCTGGCAGCAGGCATCAGCTACAGGACCAAGCTCACCAGATCCCGGGGACTGTCCATAGCCTTCGGACTGGTGCTGGGAGGCGGAGCCGCCAATCTGGCAGACCGTCTGCTGATAGCTCCCAGGGGCTCGGTCACGGATTTTCTCGACTTTCACATAGCCCACAGCGATGCTGTGCTGGCATATCCCACCTTCAACGTGGCTGACGCTTGCATCGTCGTAGGATGCATAGCCATCATCTATCTGTACAGATTCATCAAGGAGGACAGCTGA
- the lepB gene encoding signal peptidase I gives MDVITNKDTRLDFIKRVIGEPGDEVRITPGFILTAKSSYYPEGVIFHRDLRDRLSVFAKPGRDGKIKLTKSAVLMDGEKLDTDKVKEALRLGKNDRFDIHPGTVYRNGKALDEPYTAEDPELPYPITGLKTIKPEWIVKKKDETWVKVPEGKYLVMGDNRNDSFDARFWGLLDRDSIKGKALFLFWPLNRIKLVK, from the coding sequence ATGGACGTGATCACCAACAAGGACACACGCCTGGACTTCATCAAGAGAGTCATCGGCGAGCCCGGCGACGAGGTCCGCATCACTCCCGGCTTCATACTCACAGCCAAGTCCTCCTATTATCCCGAGGGCGTCATATTTCACCGTGACCTCCGGGACCGGCTCTCGGTCTTTGCCAAGCCCGGCAGGGACGGCAAGATAAAGCTCACCAAAAGCGCCGTGCTGATGGACGGCGAAAAGCTGGACACCGACAAGGTCAAGGAAGCCCTGCGTCTGGGCAAGAACGACAGATTTGACATACATCCCGGCACCGTGTACCGCAACGGCAAGGCGCTGGACGAGCCCTACACCGCCGAGGATCCCGAGCTCCCCTATCCCATCACCGGCCTGAAGACCATCAAGCCAGAATGGATCGTCAAGAAAAAGGACGAGACCTGGGTAAAGGTGCCGGAGGGCAAATATCTGGTCATGGGAGACAACCGCAACGATTCCTTTGACGCCCGCTTCTGGGGCCTTCTGGACCGGGACAGCATCAAGGGCAAGGCTCTCTTCCTCTTTTGGCCTCTGAACCGCATCAAGCTGGTCAAATAG
- the lgt gene encoding prolipoprotein diacylglyceryl transferase, which translates to MCTLGGINVYSYGLMIDIGVICAYILMLRRRHIYKIPANCILDIVIILTAAGMIGARLLYVALYHDEFHSLKDLFSVWNGGLSFHGGLLLGLLCVWLYCKYRRLRFLTALDMLSPALCVAYAYGRIGCFLNGCCYGKFSDSFIACPMLTHEGLRTCIPTQLISSACGFGICCILIALQKYFTREGQQLSCFLALFGLYRFVVEFFRYYPSDAYLGALTQGQYISLVMIAAGITAGVLLNKKGKPQ; encoded by the coding sequence TTGTGTACACTGGGAGGCATCAATGTATACAGCTACGGCCTGATGATAGATATAGGCGTGATATGCGCCTATATCCTGATGCTCCGCCGCCGCCATATATACAAGATCCCCGCCAACTGCATACTGGACATAGTCATCATTCTGACTGCCGCCGGCATGATAGGCGCCAGGCTGCTGTACGTAGCCCTGTATCATGACGAATTTCATTCTCTGAAGGACCTGTTTTCCGTGTGGAACGGAGGCCTCAGCTTTCACGGAGGCCTTTTGCTGGGTCTTTTGTGCGTGTGGCTGTATTGCAAATACAGGCGGCTGCGCTTTCTCACAGCCCTTGATATGCTGAGCCCGGCTCTGTGCGTGGCCTATGCCTACGGCCGTATAGGCTGCTTTCTAAACGGCTGCTGCTACGGCAAATTCTCCGATTCGTTCATAGCGTGCCCTATGCTCACCCACGAAGGGCTCAGGACCTGCATCCCCACTCAGCTCATATCCTCAGCCTGCGGCTTCGGGATATGCTGCATCCTCATAGCGCTGCAAAAGTATTTTACCCGGGAAGGTCAGCAGCTCTCCTGCTTTTTGGCTCTCTTCGGGCTGTACCGCTTTGTGGTGGAGTTCTTCAGATATTACCCCTCTGACGCCTACTTGGGCGCCTTGACCCAGGGCCAGTATATCAGCCTTGTGATGATCGCCGCCGGCATTACGGCAGGCGTGCTGCTCAACAAAAAAGGCAAGCCTCAGTAA
- a CDS encoding aspartate 1-decarboxylase, whose product MKLLNICKSKIHRATITECDVDYVGSITIDKTLMDAADLRDGELVHVWNVSNGERLETYCIEGPANSGMICLNGAAALKNRVGDKVIICAFCLTDEPVERKAVLVDEKNRITALL is encoded by the coding sequence ATGAAACTACTGAATATATGCAAGAGCAAGATACACAGGGCCACTATCACGGAGTGCGACGTGGATTACGTGGGCAGCATCACCATTGACAAGACCCTCATGGACGCCGCGGATCTCCGGGACGGCGAGCTGGTCCACGTGTGGAACGTCTCCAACGGAGAAAGGCTGGAGACCTATTGTATAGAGGGACCTGCGAATAGCGGCATGATATGCCTCAACGGCGCCGCAGCCCTGAAGAACAGGGTCGGCGACAAGGTGATCATCTGCGCCTTTTGCCTGACGGACGAGCCCGTGGAGCGCAAAGCGGTGCTGGTGGACGAAAAAAACAGGATCACAGCCCTGCTGTGA
- a CDS encoding pyridoxamine kinase encodes MKRVLSVQDISCLGKCSLTIALPVISALGSETVILPTAVLSTHTMFKNFVVRDLSDTLEPFTRHWLDEKVRFDGIYTGYLGTIEQIDLLRQLIGDLRNDDTVVFVDPVMADNGKLYPAFDMDYARKNTELCASADIIAPNITEACFMTGREYRTEYDKEYIRDLLLALSGFGSGVTLLTGVSFEEGVTGVAGYDSFDGSWYYYPHRRIDASYHGTGDLFASVCVGEIMKGLDWRDAVRIAADYTAYTIEVTMKNPEEPWYGVDFEATIPHLINMK; translated from the coding sequence ATGAAGAGAGTATTATCGGTGCAGGATATCTCCTGTCTGGGCAAGTGTTCCCTGACTATCGCTCTGCCGGTCATTTCGGCCCTGGGCTCCGAGACTGTGATCCTGCCTACGGCTGTTTTGTCTACGCACACCATGTTCAAAAACTTTGTGGTCAGGGACCTCTCGGATACCCTGGAGCCCTTCACCAGACACTGGCTGGATGAGAAGGTGCGTTTTGACGGTATATACACCGGCTATCTGGGGACCATTGAGCAGATAGACCTGCTCAGGCAGCTCATAGGTGATCTGAGGAATGATGACACGGTAGTCTTCGTGGATCCGGTCATGGCCGACAACGGCAAGCTGTATCCTGCCTTTGATATGGATTATGCCCGCAAAAACACCGAGCTGTGCGCCTCTGCGGATATCATCGCCCCCAACATCACCGAGGCTTGCTTTATGACCGGCAGGGAATACAGGACCGAGTACGACAAGGAGTATATCAGGGACCTGCTGCTGGCCCTGAGCGGCTTTGGGTCCGGAGTGACCCTGCTGACCGGCGTGTCCTTTGAAGAGGGCGTCACCGGTGTGGCCGGCTACGACAGCTTCGACGGCAGCTGGTATTATTATCCTCACCGCCGGATAGACGCCTCTTACCACGGGACGGGAGACCTGTTTGCCTCCGTGTGCGTGGGAGAGATCATGAAAGGACTGGATTGGCGGGACGCTGTCAGGATAGCGGCTGACTATACAGCCTATACCATTGAGGTCACCATGAAGAACCCGGAGGAACCCTGGTACGGAGTGGACTTTGAGGCGACTATTCCCCATCTCATCAATATGAAATAG
- a CDS encoding secondary thiamine-phosphate synthase enzyme YjbQ has product MKTITIRTDKRQQFVDITREVRQAVAESGVKEGVAVVFTPHTTAGVTINENADPDVLRDLALTYSSVFPDRADYLHCEGNSDAHMKSSVTGCQTTLIISGGSVVLGVWQNVYFCEFDGPRTRKVYVQTAGDK; this is encoded by the coding sequence ATGAAGACTATCACCATCAGGACAGACAAGAGGCAGCAGTTCGTGGACATCACCCGGGAGGTCAGACAGGCTGTGGCCGAGTCCGGCGTCAAAGAAGGCGTAGCCGTGGTATTCACCCCTCACACCACCGCCGGCGTCACCATCAACGAGAACGCCGACCCCGACGTACTGCGGGACCTCGCGCTCACCTATTCGTCGGTGTTCCCCGACAGAGCCGACTATCTCCACTGCGAAGGCAATTCCGACGCTCACATGAAGAGCTCGGTCACTGGCTGTCAGACCACTCTGATCATATCCGGAGGCTCGGTGGTGCTGGGAGTATGGCAAAACGTGTATTTTTGCGAGTTTGACGGACCCCGGACCCGCAAGGTGTACGTGCAGACGGCAGGCGACAAATGA
- the rfbD gene encoding dTDP-4-dehydrorhamnose reductase gives MQLIIKLLSRNHHIIPTDYKGLHNVINVDICNSEQVFAIFEKTSPDFVIHTAALTDIDKCTLEPDLAYRVNVQGTWNVAAAAARHDVPIVFISTDNVFDGMKNGPYTEYDRPNPLNTYGQSKLAAEYHIRNLTRKYFIIRTSWLFSEKGKNMPLFILDTAMKQHNIHIAADQIASPTYAKDLAEFIADLPDNYLYGTYHFTNKGSCSWYELAKDILSLAGISGVTVTPVASNEYKSPTRKPRASVLRHYNLEMQNKDNIRHYKDALKEFISEWITAKQ, from the coding sequence ATGCAGCTTATTATTAAGCTTCTCAGCCGCAACCACCACATCATTCCTACGGACTACAAGGGGCTCCACAACGTGATCAACGTGGATATATGCAATTCCGAGCAGGTCTTCGCCATATTTGAGAAGACCAGTCCCGATTTCGTGATCCACACGGCAGCCCTGACCGACATTGACAAGTGTACTCTGGAGCCGGATCTGGCATACAGAGTCAACGTCCAGGGAACGTGGAACGTAGCGGCTGCGGCGGCCAGGCATGACGTGCCCATAGTGTTCATCAGCACCGACAACGTGTTTGACGGCATGAAAAACGGCCCCTACACCGAGTACGACAGGCCCAACCCGCTCAACACCTATGGTCAGAGCAAGCTGGCGGCGGAGTATCACATCAGGAATCTGACGCGCAAGTATTTTATCATCCGCACCTCATGGCTGTTTTCGGAAAAAGGCAAGAACATGCCTCTCTTTATCCTGGACACCGCCATGAAGCAGCACAACATACACATAGCCGCGGACCAGATAGCTTCGCCCACCTACGCCAAGGACCTGGCAGAATTCATAGCAGACCTGCCCGACAATTACCTCTACGGTACTTATCATTTTACCAACAAGGGCTCCTGCTCCTGGTACGAGCTGGCAAAGGACATCCTGTCCCTTGCAGGCATCAGCGGCGTCACGGTCACTCCCGTGGCCTCCAACGAGTACAAGTCGCCTACCAGAAAGCCCAGGGCTTCCGTGCTCAGACATTACAATCTCGAAATGCAAAACAAAGACAATATCAGGCATTACAAGGATGCACTTAAGGAGTTTATATCAGAATGGATTACAGCAAAACAGTAA
- a CDS encoding glycyl-radical enzyme activating protein yields the protein MSVTGCISNISRASVHDGPGIRTVVYFKGCSLRCRWCHNPETQQTLQDIMYAPVKCIGCGRCVAVCPDHHKAGEQKMVFLREGCLRCGKCAEVCPSEALSVSGSPADGEEVIKEVLKDKLYYRESGGGVTLSGGECLLQPDFAAYILSRCKEEDISTCVETALCVAPEAIDRVLPYTDLFLTDLKIPDPKKHAVYTGRDNSLIIANLRSLAPRARVLARIPLIPGVNDSEEDKEGFGEILSGLRDSLTGVEVLRYNSMAESKYILAGREYSGFGEAQTDEAMLEFCDSLQSRLPEGPRVYTVI from the coding sequence ATGTCTGTAACAGGCTGTATATCCAATATATCCAGAGCTTCTGTTCACGACGGTCCGGGCATACGAACCGTCGTGTATTTCAAGGGCTGCTCTCTCAGATGCCGCTGGTGTCACAATCCGGAGACCCAGCAGACCCTGCAGGACATCATGTATGCCCCTGTCAAATGCATAGGGTGCGGCAGATGTGTCGCAGTGTGTCCCGATCACCACAAGGCGGGAGAGCAAAAGATGGTCTTTCTCAGGGAGGGCTGTCTCAGGTGCGGCAAATGCGCCGAGGTATGCCCCTCCGAAGCCTTGTCCGTCAGCGGCAGTCCCGCAGACGGCGAAGAGGTGATAAAGGAAGTGCTGAAGGACAAGCTGTATTATCGGGAAAGCGGAGGCGGAGTGACTCTGTCCGGAGGCGAATGCCTGCTGCAGCCGGACTTTGCCGCATATATACTTTCCCGGTGCAAAGAGGAGGATATATCCACCTGTGTGGAAACGGCCCTCTGTGTAGCTCCCGAGGCCATCGACAGGGTCCTGCCTTACACGGATCTGTTTTTGACGGACCTGAAGATCCCGGACCCCAAAAAGCACGCCGTATATACGGGCAGGGACAACAGCCTCATCATTGCCAATCTCCGCTCACTGGCCCCCCGGGCCAGGGTGCTGGCGCGCATTCCCCTCATCCCCGGAGTCAACGATTCCGAAGAGGACAAGGAGGGCTTTGGGGAGATCCTGTCCGGTCTCCGGGACAGCCTGACCGGCGTGGAGGTCCTGAGATACAACTCCATGGCCGAGTCCAAATATATACTTGCCGGCAGAGAATATTCCGGCTTTGGCGAAGCTCAGACCGATGAAGCCATGCTGGAGTTTTGCGACTCCCTTCAGAGCCGGTTGCCGGAGGGCCCACGGGTATATACGGTGATATGA